In Ptychodera flava strain L36383 unplaced genomic scaffold, AS_Pfla_20210202 Scaffold_86__1_contigs__length_474469_pilon, whole genome shotgun sequence, the sequence GGGAAATTTGTTAAGGCTACTGCCCTGTGTTGTATATTATCTTTTTTACCTAATGCCGAGTGTCGATCTAAAACTATGGCCCTAATCAGTTTTCGATATTTCTAGCACTCGAAATATTTGCGATACCATGATTTTAAACTACGCTTTTTCACGCGTTTATGTACCAAATGTCCAATTACTGCTGCGGAAAAAGACAACCAAGAACAACTTTATCCCAAATCAAACTGCATAAGCAGCACTAATTTTTTTACACGTTTTCTTAAAGAATGAGTCACTATATTGTCCACAATTAGTCCAGCATACTTGaatttttgtctcattttttattattcattgtttgcaataatcgaaaattcaaaagttgtaGACGTTAACACACATCCGATCCTGTAATTCGATTACGTGTAACTTTAGTAATTCAACTCATCGAATTTATCATTAGGCTTATGCGACAATAGGCGATGCCTGGTCAGTTTGCGTTGAGATAAAAGCTGCCTTTGTGTTAAGCAGTGATTTACTGTCTAGGGGGAAGAACGATGACATATGGCATGTTTTAAATGCCAAATACACCACCACGTATATCGATTAAAGATAACATAATAATTTACGACATGCATATTCTATTCGGAATCGGGACTCGGAACTCGATTGGAAACATTGCAACACGTCGCTTGAGTAGTTAGAAGTCGACATAAAGCACATGCAACCCATGTAAAAGCTCAAGTTTGAACTTTGTTCCATTTTTGAACTTTGTCCCATGAACTACTTTTACTAGCCTAGGTTGATAGCCCTGCTGATGGACATAATTGTCCCCAAGACTATCTTCCGTCGAGTTAGCGATACATTCCATCGCTCTGATAAAGTTTGCGTGCAatgtgtgatagcgagtatgtgagtgcgagtgcttcatgaactctacagcgtgtgtgGAGGGCTCGCAATCTGAATACATGtgacaacttagctcggttatttaACCACTCTTTTCAAGGtcggggatttggccgagcagttttgactgtgattCGTTCGCCAGAAGACCTGGTGCCGTACGTTGTTAGATCGAACCCGATCATCCGAAAACCTACTGAATTTGTTCCATCCTATCAAAAAGCAGTAAAAGCCTTGTAAAACTAAAACGTTTTAAGAAAGTACCAATATATGCTTATTTATTCTATTGATCGATCGCAATGCAATCTAGTTTTAAAAAATGCTGAATGCTGTGGCCGACTTCCCCGGCGACAAGATTGTACACTAGTTGTCAGAAATCCCTGCTCATTTTGCCTCGTTCGTAGCTTACCAGCTTTCCACACGGCAAGCTAATAGTTCTTTCGTCGGTCACAAACAGTACAGTACATTGATTCCTACTTGCTCAATTTGAAGCCACTCTTTTGTAAACATGCCCCGTGATCGCCGATATCGTGCTAATGGAAAGGAGAATGCGTACAAATAAAGTTAATAGGGcctatttgaaaaataaaaaatgaacacCTGTACATTCATGTACTTGACCTATGACACGAGTTAAAGTCCTTGTATGTCACAGGCCGCTCAGACATACAAGGACTATATTGTAAACACCCACTTCATCCAAACATTTGCAATGATAGTTTTGTGATTTtaatttgacttttgaaaatgtaCCTGCGATGACATGCCTTGTGATCGCTTATGTCGTCCGAATAGAAGACATAATGTCAGCGTACTAGTCAAATTAGTATTTGaagaattgaaataaataaatatattgtcaattaTGTACTTCCCCTATAATCCGAGATAAAGTCTGTGTATGTCACAGGCCGATGTTTACAATACTGCAATATTGTTAAGAGAGGCCTTCTACTCGTAAATCTATTCGTCTGACGTATTTGAACAACGTTAAAATGCAGAGAGGGGAAACTATTTGTGACTGTCTTCCTATTTTTGTTTGAAGGAAGGAAAACTAAAAAATCGcccttaattttttttgtcgACCAGGGAAGATTTCTTTCTCCTTTTACAAAACTTTCACATCTCCCTTTACCTAAAACAAAGATCCATATTGCCCTGACTGCTGACTGCCCTGATATTGCCATGATTGGTCACCGAATTTGTTCAATGCGAGGACCGTTTGTGTCAGCCCAGCCGCCTGCAAAGAGAATACTTGCGTCCATCTTTCTTTTTATCAATTCATAACTTTAAATGTTGCCCCTGACTTCATGCTCTTCAAAACATATCCTGTACCCTCTCTCTTTACATACAGATCACCCTGAACTTGAAACGGAAATATCAGCTTCTGCCAATGACGCTGGCCAGGTCATCGCCGGAAAAGACATCATAGTGGAATGCAAGGTCACTGACAGTAACCCGGATGTTAGCACCATCCACTGGAATGACGCATCGAGCAACAAGTGGTTGGAATTTTCACCGGTGTCACGTGACAATCATGGATGGTACATGTGTGCTGCAAGTAACATATTTTGGAATGGCAAAACGGGCTTTGCCAACGTCAATGTATCTATCGATGTTCAATGTGAGAAATCATTTATGATATCGGTCAAATCTTTTCATATTTAacgaaaaactgaaaaaatttcaatcaaGACGAATTTTTTGCTTGTGAGTGCGTTTGGCTACCCTGTATTGCCTATCATTGTGGTAAATACGGGGCGATTTGTATGACACTTCAAAGCTCATTCTACAGGTGTCATCATGTACAATGTCACAAAACAATATCCTCTAATAGTAAAAATCAGTAATAGCGaaccattttaattttcatcccCGGTATTTCATAAATAGCAATTATCACCTtagacagaaaaaaatcaatagctATTAGACGTTATTCTCTGTTACGCATCGTATTTTGGAAGTAAAATTACATATATTCCACATAACACGTCCTAGTAATTTCGGAAAATGACGACCACCAGCTACCATTCCCTTACAAATGTTACACAGATGCTCTGTAAAAATATACTTTATTGCAGATTATGTTTACAAATGAGGGAGAGGTGCAGATATAGAAGTATACAGAAAATGTAGATCTGTTTTAAAGAGGTAGATTAGGGAAGGATAGAAAGTTACAAAAGGatggatttaaaaaaaataggaAAGACATCTGATATGCAAATATTACCAAGAAAATTGTTCTTACAGGCTCcctatttgttaaaaatatttacatgatttttgGCTGATTATGGGTTAAGTGTGTATGACACGTAATATTTTAAGATATCCACTAAAATTTTGACTGCAAATAAATTGCTCATCGCAATCTATACCATCTTTACCAAGATTTATTCGTAAATTATAATTTTGGCAATTCTGCCTAAAGCTGCAGTTgtctgtaatatttttatagGTCACGATTCGCGCCAAGTATTCATTCCACTTGATTGATGATTTCTTTCATTGACAGATTCTCCTCAGGTCAGCCTAGAAGTTTCTGACAATGCTGTAGTCAAAGGCGATTCGTATCACAGAGAGTGCAACGTTGACTCTAACCCAGCGGCATCTGTGCGATGGGTGTATGATGGTAGCGAGATCAGTTCTTCGAATACGCTCTCTCTAACGGGCGTCGAGCGAGACCAACATGGGACGTACACATGTGAGGCGAGGAACACGTTCTGGGACAACGACATTGGAAGTGATTCTGTTTCGTTTGAACTCGATGTGCAGTGTGAGTGTCGACCATTTTACACATTCAATCTACTGTTCTAAGTACGAAACTTCCGACAGGATTTCGGAGGGGTCTTGGTCCTTAAATAGTCTGTTGTCAGACTAATGAGTAATTTGGACTCTGATGTGTCTTTGTGATTCGCTGAAATCTGCAAGGCGCACATTACTCAAAATAGTAAGACTTTCTTGATATTTGAGATACTAACCAAGAAAACGAACCAAGAAAAACCAAAATTCTTAACACCTTGCATAACTCGCATTTCCTTTTGTATGTACTTCTCGGAAATACCATGATGGACCCAAGAACAGTAGACTACTTGGAAGGGAGACTTGAATTTGATGATCGTTCACGTCTTTTTACCGATGTCGAAGTTGCCAATGACGTAAAGGGTTCACCGCTTACTTTATCGGTGACctatagagaaaaaaaaataccaggCTCGAGTAGGCCTGACATACTAGGCTAGTGTGTGCCGCGTCAAGAAATTTAGGATACGCTAAAAGTcacttagactgaaagattctgtCGCGTGCGGGCGacaagggtcgtaggtcgcagtgcgctggagcgcccgcacgcgacggaatctttcagtctaaaagTCACTATGTTATACAAAAAAAGTACGCTTGATATACGATTggtatattgatgtatatgaATACCGCATTTGTTGTATAAAGACGTGAATAATCATCAAATTCAAGTCTCCCTTCCAAGTTTCACTACTTTCGGGACTTGACCGATAACCTCTGGAATTCCCCGACACGACTTTTGCCTTCCACTGAGGGGGCTTGACTGTGTCAATTATCGTTTGGAAGGAACATCATACATCTATGTTTCCATTAACACCCTTCTACATAAGTGAGAAAAGCTTGTTAGTTTTCACGCCTTCAAATAGCATTTACTGAAACATTTTGTACGGTAAGAGTCTAAGACTCTCAGAATGTGCTTTAACGTTTGAATTGAACACGTTGAAATTTGTTCaggagtatatatatatatatatacattcttATTAGACAGGCAGAAGTacaaagaaatatatatttcaataattaagACTCACAATAAAGTATTCTAAAAAAACAAGAGATCGTATAAAATGCCATGTAAGTGAACAAGGAAATAAGCgcgttttttttcaacaaatactttttagtaatattatttatttaaatttcgttttgttttgttcgaGATACTGCCTTCCTTTATATTTGTGCTACCAAAGTTTGGGACTGGTCGCTGCGAGTAGAGAACTGTGGCATATTTTCACGTCCTATTTTCTCATACAATGTTGGGTAGATCATCCTGTCGTGGACATAGGAGAACACCGCTACCAGGAAGTGACGACGGTGGAAGGGAGAACGTACACAGAGGATTGCACCGTCGATGCCAACCCTACGGCGACGGTGGAATGGGAGCACGGCGGTTCTGTGGTCAGCTATACGAGTCTGTTGTATTTACCAAACGTGAGTCGTGGACAGAGAGGACAGTATTATTGCGTTGGCAGCAACGTGCTCTTCAATGGTAATCCAGGCAGCGAGAGTCAATATTTAACACTAAATGTGCAGTGTAAGTATTTCTTGGAGCCTATGATATCGGAAGGCTTTCAAAATTTCGTGTCGgataaaatgtaataatttaaagTGGAATATTATCATCGTGATGTCGGTTAAACGATACTTTAGATTACCCTAAAGGCAGAGATAGATGCGTTAAcaataagctgtatcttttggctatttttgagaatttttgttttgtggtttccatacactttctgcattgaatccctacaATGTAGTTAattgccaagtatttagcatgtcaacacaacaaatatgagtataatctacactgttattgttgaaaatcgtATTCAAGTCCGAACTAGAGTTCATTTGTGagcaataaacaatgatcactttacacatacaagctgttttgaaaaaaaagaatactcgaaatttcagcatgacaaatagATTAGgttcagacacggtagttgatatacagaagcagaatactgaaaaaattgacacaagtTACGGCTTATTTCCCTTTAAAGTCAATCCCGGTGAAAATGTTTATATACGAATGTGAATGGAATTAAAATTTGGTAATTGCTGAAAGTGGTTGGTTGCTCAAAGCAGGTGAAGATGGTTTTCATATGTAAGTAACCCAAATCCACAGTTATGGTGCGAGAGAGACTAATAAAATCTCACACCCCACACGAAAGGAGGATATTTTGTTTCAGGGGAGCTGAAAAAGACTGTCAGACAAAATATTACACCCGAGTGTGAggaatctgatcccaggtccttgctGTGAgacattcttttttttctgacatggccacaaaatgcgttaaattcacactcGAAACATTGAATAATTATTGTAACTGCATCAATGACTATATCCTACTTTGTGGCTATGTATTCTTCCGCGTCACTAACCTGAAGTCCGAGGCGAGTTTCACTGCTGATACCTAAACTTCTCCCGACAAGATATCCACCGAAAAATTGGCGATAACTAGTGGATTAGTGGCCAAGAGTTGGACAATTCGACTGCTTTGCGCCTTTTGTAAGTCTGCCAACAGTGATGTACATTCCCCAAACCGACACAGACAAATATAAAAtctttttaactgtaataaTGACAACGCTGTTGCCACTGTCATTGCACTATGACCTGCGTAGTTTGTAGTTCCGGGCCGTGTGCTACCCATTACGCCATGGGATAACATTTTGCACGTTATTATTCAATCAAAgctattttaaccctttgagtactgtaatttttcccaccaaaattttagtgcaacattttacaaatttttatgttttttctgtattttttattgataattttggacaaattggacatcatatttcagtggttacagttttttgtcaaaattttagcaataatctgaagaaaaaaaattgacttcgaatattttataaaggcaacagaAATTGACtatggcgctcaaagggttaatgtatatCGCTTTTAGTGTATTCGCATTTGTAAATAGTGTAGGACGATTTCTTAGACAGTGGGGTCGATTTTTTCACGCACCGTCGATCCGACACTCCGAGTAACTTGGAACGTGACACAATAAACACTGcgtgaaaacccaataattcagataaattcacactaatgagttgcctgtattagagtataatacacgtgaattcacacgaatccacatgaatacaggcttgctgaatacaaaaaatggattcttgactgtattcatctgtatatgcactcttcagctaaaatacaggcaataatccatgttaatacagtaagtattatagggtttttatgcagtgaaatTTATACATGATGTGTGTGATTTCACGTAGATCCGCCGACGGTAAGCACAGAGAAGCGTGCAGAAATCGTAGTAGGTCGGAGCTTGACTCTCTCGTGTAGTGTGGCAAGCGGCAATCCAGTCAATGCCAACATTCACTGGATTTTGCTAAACGGTGACAGGCAGCCCGGTTCGACCCTTCCACTAACCGACGTTACAAGAGATATGGCCGGAAACTACACCTGCGAGGCGACAAACACCTTCTATGACAACACCCAAGGTGTCGGTAGTAGCACCACCTACCTAGATGTACACTGTAAGTAATTAATCGAAAACACGGTCATTGCGGCCGTGTACTGTGAACATATGCTCAGGTAAAATCAGATGCCAAAATTAGCATCAGCAGCTTAAACAGATACATTTCTAAGTGATTAATGTTAGTTTTTGATGTACTTTTAATTGGATAatccatagactctcgagaaaaacacGAGCGTCTATGGATAATCCTTGTAAATGGTAATCTATCGTAATTTCACATTTCTTCTTCAAAGTTTTTGTTGGAGCAGGTTTCGATTATGTAAATAGTTACTTACAAGCTATCGTTGCTCAATGGATTCTAGCTCGAAATTTTATCCGATTATCACCAATAACGTCTACGGTTgtaatgacaaactgaaggctAGGCTTTTCCAAGCTATAGTTTACAGACAGAGCAAACTGGCGAAAACAGCTAATTTCGCCTCTTCTCGACAGAAAACGCAGTCATGATAACTTCCACCATATCTATTATCATACTCAGCTTTGTCCGACAGTGATAAGGTTACATTTTACCGTGAAACGAAATCGTTTATTATTTTCAGTCGAGCCCACCGCTCAACGATCACATTTCAGCGACGAGGTCGAGGCAGACATCGGTGTGAACGCAACGCTTGTCTGCGTGATGTCCGCAAGTCCGTCGCCAACCTTCGTATGGCAGAAAGACGGTCAACAAATCACTACCGGCACAGAGGAGACGATAGAAGGGACTGAGACAACGAGTAAGTTGATCGTGGCTTTCGTTACCAAAGAAGACTATGGAGACTACGTCAGTACTGCTACAAACTACGTATCTGAAGATCAGTGCCAAATTAAATTGGTAGGGAGAAGAGGGGTTTCTGCTGGAGGTATGCATATCATTAAATGTCTACCATTGTTTTCAGATTTATCGTGATATTTGTGCCCCTTCATCGTAAGTATATAATCAATCAGGTATACTGCGTTCTTTCATTTCCGAAAATACGTGATGCAGTATCTGTATAAC encodes:
- the LOC139129039 gene encoding cell adhesion molecule CEACAM5-like produces the protein MPRRFYITLCACLCTLGICHSQSPFIEIPVDTLVYTGCSAQLNCSVSDLNATISWSVRVDGRYQQISLGDETYDPRYNITGDPVRGEFHLYMQVVNKSMESRYECRVNQTNLNTTANLFVLDRGPSCDVQPGTDVIENVDTNIFNCSIDLPDGAPGEVVWMRNDQEVARTGNKTNIFMKTFNRSESGDVFTCFYEAPNASFCHGLQSLHCGKNFTMNVQYPPGVSILGSNNSVIEGDVYNRSCSVDANPNATVQWIHRGWDVGNSEILHLQNVQRDQNGTYTCQANNTFWDGSSGNGSATFDLDVQYHPELETEISASANDAGQVIAGKDIIVECKVTDSNPDVSTIHWNDASSNKWLEFSPVSRDNHGWYMCAASNIFWNGKTGFANVNVSIDVQYSPQVSLEVSDNAVVKGDSYHRECNVDSNPAASVRWVYDGSEISSSNTLSLTGVERDQHGTYTCEARNTFWDNDIGSDSVSFELDVQYHPVVDIGEHRYQEVTTVEGRTYTEDCTVDANPTATVEWEHGGSVVSYTSLLYLPNVSRGQRGQYYCVGSNVLFNGNPGSESQYLTLNVQYPPTVSTEKRAEIVVGRSLTLSCSVASGNPVNANIHWILLNGDRQPGSTLPLTDVTRDMAGNYTCEATNTFYDNTQGVGSSTTYLDVHFEPTAQRSHFSDEVEADIGVNATLVCVMSASPSPTFVWQKDGQQITTGTEETIEGTETTSKLIVAFVTKEDYGDYVSTATNYVSEDQCQIKLVGRRGVSAGDELFNSVFVCYVGTNRRTRDSLGSELKHIGKDNDEERGHYQDLEFTESEKESNYTSLESQYTSLRQPATDTADIYMKLGARSNDFPRQHIKVHELIGTGSYGQINRATATEIAGKSGKTVVAVKSVKDSASDDDKGD